A window of Bufo gargarizans isolate SCDJY-AF-19 chromosome 9, ASM1485885v1, whole genome shotgun sequence contains these coding sequences:
- the CCDC160 gene encoding coiled-coil domain-containing protein 160, whose translation MQNNKKHWVEELFSPHFSAEDFLHGSFEPELLISEKQAKERARNVAEIYKTAVHDFQEKEKKKKRELLSKMIIQDSVQDKAVPAQDATCESHQKKENDSTTTSESNGHCIWNEKDLNLLRSEMNKKHSEGAHLNLQLRACKLEISELKAKQKKTERELEALKIALAASKRVNECKNVLINQLKKEGEKKEADLQALRKDRHKKCMMVQDLTTSLSKATEEINHLELQNTDLQQELNNLQQQQELKIIFASEKTKLKYEAQIKKLCRETETLKEEMQLERHQHGQDVAELDLLRRLYIHGK comes from the coding sequence atgcaaaacaataaaaaacattggGTTGAAGAGCTCTTCTCTCCACATTTCAGCGCCGAAGATTTTTTACATGGAAGTTTTGAACCAGAATTGCTGATATCAGAAAAACAGGCCAAAGAGAGAGCAAGAAATGTAGCAGAAATCTACAAGACTGCAGTGCATGACTTtcaggaaaaggaaaaaaagaagaaaagagagCTCTTGTCTAAAATGATCATCCAAGACTCTGTGCAGGACAAGGCTGTTCCAGCACAAGATGCCACCTGTGAGTCCCATCAAAAAAAGGAGAATGATTCAACTACAACCAGCGAAAGCAACGGTCATTGTATATGGAATGAGAAAGATTTAAATCTCTTAAGATCCGAAATGAATAAAAAACATTCTGAGGGAGCTCATTTGAACCTTCAGCTTAGGGCTTGCAAGCTTGAGATATCTGAATTGAAGGCCAAACAAAAGAAGACTGAAAGGGAGCTGGAGGCTCTGAAAATAGCATTGGCAGCATCAAAAAGAGTGAATGAATGTAAAAATGTCCTGATTAATCAACTGAAGAAAGAGGGAGAGAAGAAGGAGGCAGATCTGCAGGCACTGAGGAAAGACAGGCATAAAAAATGTATGATGGTGCAGGACCTTACAACAAGTTTGAGTAAAGCCACAGAGGAGATAAACCATCTAGAGCTCCAAAACACAGACTTGCAGCAGGAGCTAAATAATTTACAGCAACAACAGGAACTGAAAATCATCTTTGCTTCAGAAAAGACAAAACTTAAGTATGAGGCACAAATAAAGAAGCTGTGTCGGGAAACGGAGACTCTGAAAGAAGAGATGCAGTTGGAAAGACATCAGCATGGTCAAGATGTTGCTGAATTGGACTTATTAAGGAGACTGTACATCCATGGGAAGTGA